In a genomic window of Oligoflexia bacterium:
- a CDS encoding RluA family pseudouridine synthase — protein MSSKRVTQTVASESAGMRLDVWLASVAEIQTRNQATRLIEKNKVRVSGVLPLKVKASYRLRGGEVIDIDIPETVVSTILPQDIPIEILYQDYDVAVVNKPAGLVTHPAAGHADGTLVNSLLFHIKDLSDIGGVERPGLVHRLDKDTSGVLVVAKGNKAHKHLSDLFKAHDIHRMYLAIVAGVPKEKSKTIESNLARHPVHRKAFSSQENGKHAITHYEVIETYKNQASLIHVKLETGRTHQIRVHLSEMGNPVLGDQIYGVRRQKTLITNNDLKKIMNTLPRHALHAAELAFEHPRTKQYMAFETPWPDDLLQLIEGLKKLK, from the coding sequence ATGAGCTCTAAACGAGTCACTCAGACGGTCGCTTCCGAATCTGCAGGGATGCGACTCGATGTCTGGCTCGCAAGTGTTGCTGAAATTCAGACCAGAAATCAAGCCACAAGACTTATAGAAAAAAATAAGGTTCGCGTCTCAGGCGTTTTACCACTGAAAGTAAAAGCGAGTTATCGTTTACGAGGTGGTGAGGTTATTGATATCGATATTCCTGAAACTGTTGTGTCGACAATTTTGCCACAAGATATTCCTATTGAAATTTTATACCAAGATTATGATGTCGCTGTTGTAAACAAACCTGCGGGCCTCGTCACACACCCGGCTGCTGGGCACGCTGATGGGACACTTGTTAACAGTCTTCTTTTTCATATTAAAGATCTTAGCGACATTGGCGGTGTTGAACGTCCGGGACTTGTGCATCGCTTAGATAAAGATACAAGCGGTGTATTAGTTGTAGCTAAAGGCAATAAGGCTCATAAACATCTCTCAGATTTATTTAAAGCCCACGACATTCATAGAATGTATTTGGCAATCGTAGCCGGAGTTCCAAAAGAAAAATCAAAAACGATTGAATCAAACTTGGCTCGACATCCGGTGCATCGCAAAGCTTTTTCTTCTCAAGAAAATGGAAAACACGCCATCACCCATTACGAAGTAATTGAAACGTATAAAAATCAAGCCAGTCTTATTCATGTAAAACTTGAAACCGGAAGGACTCATCAAATCAGGGTACATTTAAGTGAAATGGGAAATCCTGTTTTGGGTGATCAAATTTATGGTGTGCGAAGACAAAAAACACTTATTACAAATAATGATCTTAAAAAAATAATGAACACACTTCCACGCCACGCACTACACGCAGCAGAACTTGCATTTGAGCATCCTCGCACAAAACAGTATATGGCCTTTGAGACACCATGGCCCGACGATCTACTGCAACTCATCGAGGGGCTCAAGAAGTTAAAGTGA
- a CDS encoding P-loop NTPase, which yields MSKRTAHSIISDATSKLILPNHNKKIWAIGGGKGGIGKSFIISSLGLSLARAGKRVTIVDLDLGSANLHTCLGCDIPKKSLSDFFSGRVTQLSEIINETPLPGLSFISGANDAVSAANIVDQQHTQLMRQLINLPGEYLLIDLGAGTHSSTLDYFLMAGKPLIALTPEPTSIENAYRFIKAAYFKWIKGVESKIGLTSLVEQAMDHKNALGIRTPNDLINKIAAQNPQYGEAFKAEVEKFKIYLIMNQVRTKNDVDVGHAISSVCKKYFGIEAEYVGYLDYDNAVWQSVRKRRPLILESPYNSLVQTFAQMAKHLDNDERSPRAVILRTP from the coding sequence ATGTCTAAACGCACAGCTCACTCTATTATTAGTGATGCTACATCAAAGCTCATTTTACCCAATCACAATAAAAAAATATGGGCTATTGGTGGCGGCAAAGGCGGCATCGGTAAAAGTTTCATTATTTCAAGCCTCGGTCTCTCTCTCGCACGCGCAGGTAAAAGAGTAACAATTGTTGATCTCGATTTAGGAAGCGCAAACCTCCACACATGCTTGGGATGTGACATTCCAAAAAAATCACTTAGCGATTTTTTCTCCGGCCGCGTTACTCAGCTTTCTGAAATTATAAATGAAACACCTCTACCCGGCCTTTCATTTATAAGTGGTGCAAATGACGCAGTCTCAGCAGCCAATATTGTTGATCAACAACACACACAACTCATGAGACAACTCATAAATCTGCCCGGTGAGTATCTCCTCATCGACCTGGGTGCAGGAACACATAGTTCCACATTGGATTATTTTCTTATGGCAGGAAAACCACTCATTGCCCTGACCCCAGAACCCACTTCCATTGAAAATGCATATCGATTTATAAAAGCCGCATATTTTAAGTGGATTAAGGGTGTAGAGTCAAAAATAGGGCTAACCTCACTTGTAGAACAAGCTATGGATCATAAAAACGCCCTTGGAATTAGGACGCCAAATGATCTAATCAATAAAATTGCCGCACAAAATCCTCAATATGGTGAGGCTTTCAAGGCTGAAGTCGAGAAATTCAAAATTTATCTCATTATGAATCAAGTGAGAACCAAAAATGATGTCGACGTGGGCCATGCAATTAGTAGTGTTTGTAAAAAATATTTTGGTATTGAAGCAGAATATGTTGGATACTTGGATTACGATAACGCCGTCTGGCAATCAGTACGAAAAAGGCGCCCGCTAATCTTAGAAAGCCCTTATAATAGTCTCGTACAGACATTTGCACAAATGGCCAAACACTTGGACAACGATGAAAGATCTCCACGAGCAGTCATATTACGAACTCCTTGA
- a CDS encoding class I SAM-dependent methyltransferase, whose protein sequence is MKKEKYLHGYSQTEQARLYDQAKFLEPHFYDLIDFRKSKSVLEIGCGVGAQTKILLKKFPHIKISAVDRELGQILQARKYLANYIKKDKVELHLQDALNLTLDKKNFDGAFIMWFLEHVPSPLKALKEIKKHLKPGGTIFCTEVQNASFFLEPHSPAIIEFWNILNEVQVALGGDPYVGAKLGNLLQEAKYKDIQIHVKPFYFDARTVKQRKEFIEYWTGIMLSAIPAMKSKKRISSNLFKQMKKEVMIIKKSKQSVFYYTAVQAVAKA, encoded by the coding sequence GTGAAAAAAGAAAAATATCTTCACGGTTACTCACAAACTGAACAAGCTAGACTCTACGATCAGGCGAAATTTCTCGAACCACACTTCTATGATTTGATTGATTTTCGAAAATCAAAATCGGTGTTAGAAATCGGATGTGGTGTTGGTGCACAGACCAAAATTCTGCTTAAAAAATTTCCACATATTAAAATATCTGCAGTGGATCGAGAACTTGGGCAAATTCTACAGGCAAGAAAGTATCTGGCGAATTATATTAAAAAAGACAAAGTAGAACTGCATCTACAAGACGCACTTAACCTTACGCTTGATAAGAAAAATTTTGATGGTGCATTTATCATGTGGTTTTTAGAACATGTTCCGTCACCCTTAAAGGCATTGAAAGAAATCAAAAAACATCTTAAGCCAGGCGGTACGATATTTTGTACTGAAGTGCAAAATGCATCATTTTTTCTTGAGCCCCACAGCCCTGCAATCATCGAATTTTGGAATATTCTTAATGAGGTTCAAGTGGCATTGGGGGGAGACCCATACGTCGGCGCAAAACTTGGCAATCTTCTCCAAGAAGCTAAATACAAAGATATTCAAATTCATGTAAAGCCGTTTTATTTTGATGCGCGAACAGTCAAACAAAGAAAAGAATTTATCGAGTATTGGACGGGAATTATGTTAAGTGCAATTCCCGCTATGAAATCCAAAAAAAGAATTTCTTCCAACCTCTTTAAACAAATGAAAAAAGAAGTAATGATCATTAAAAAATCAAAACAGAGTGTTTTTTATTATACGGCTGTGCAAGCGGTTGCTAAGGCTTAG
- a CDS encoding helix-turn-helix domain-containing protein: MKDLHEQSYYELLEIEPNASQEDVLKAYNKARTTYSTNSPALYSLMNKEEAQELLRLIDEAYSVLSNQFKRKHYDKTGAPPEDEFSQPTIIAAPQTIAQTTQEDFAIPSGIAHQAFSETTTQRTAQQVEQMQNPQQQTYSHTHAPQDETVVTTRFGKYKINTEFETSLKTLEDFTGPTLNKIRLYKNISLDQVSEVTKVSRPYLTAIETNDYACLPATVFVRGFLVQLAKALGLNPEKVSSSYLKTIKELSKK; encoded by the coding sequence ATGAAAGATCTCCACGAGCAGTCATATTACGAACTCCTTGAAATTGAACCAAACGCTTCTCAAGAAGATGTTTTAAAAGCTTACAATAAGGCTCGCACTACCTACAGCACAAATAGTCCCGCGCTGTATTCCCTGATGAACAAAGAAGAAGCACAAGAACTTTTACGACTTATTGATGAAGCTTATTCTGTTTTGAGCAATCAGTTTAAGAGAAAACATTATGACAAAACAGGTGCGCCACCAGAGGATGAGTTTTCACAACCCACAATTATAGCGGCACCACAAACCATCGCACAAACTACGCAGGAAGATTTTGCTATTCCAAGTGGCATTGCCCACCAAGCATTTAGCGAAACTACAACTCAACGAACAGCACAACAAGTTGAGCAAATGCAAAATCCTCAACAACAAACTTACTCACACACACACGCACCACAAGATGAAACTGTGGTCACCACTCGATTTGGAAAATACAAAATCAATACTGAGTTTGAAACTTCCCTCAAAACACTTGAAGACTTCACAGGGCCAACCCTTAATAAAATCAGGCTTTATAAAAACATCTCACTTGATCAGGTTTCAGAGGTGACGAAAGTAAGTCGACCCTATTTGACAGCAATCGAGACCAATGATTATGCCTGTCTTCCCGCCACCGTATTTGTGAGAGGTTTTTTAGTACAGCTGGCAAAAGCACTTGGCTTGAACCCAGAAAAAGTTTCTTCGTCGTATTTAAAAACCATAAAAGAATTGTCAAAAAAATGA